From the Armatimonadota bacterium genome, the window CCTTCGCTGCCGATACACCGCTGGCGGTTTCCGGACTGGTACGCACGCAGGGCGTAGCAGGCAACTGGTTCTGGTGGAACGGTGTGCTTGCTAACATGTTGGGCACGTTTGTGTTTGCTCCCCTCTGGCGACGCAGTAGTGTACTGACCGATCTCGAGTTCATCCAGCTGCGTTACGACGGGAAGGCAGCGCACTTTCTACGTGGTTTTCGAGTGCTGTACTCCTCTTTGATTTACAATTCCATCGTGATGGGCTGGGTGATTCTGGGGGCATCCAAGATTGTGCGCGCGACCTTTGGCTGGGATCCGTGGGAGACTCTTGGTGTGCTGATTGTCATCACCTTCGTCTACACGCTGAGCGCCGGATTATGGGGGGTGGTCATGACCGACCTGCTGCAGTTCATCCTGGCGGTAACGGGGGCGGTATGGCTGGGTATCGCCGCCCTCAATGCGGTGGGCGGCAGCTCCTCTCTGGTGAGCCAGCTGGCGGAGCGGGGGCTGCTGGAAAGATTGGCTATCGTCCCCACACCTGAAATGCAGGCTCTGTGGGTGGCTTTCCTGACGTACATGCTGTTGCAGTGGTGGTCGGTAGGGCGCCCTGACGGAGAAGGTTACATCGCCCAGCGCATCCTGTCCACCCGCGACGAAAGGCACGCCACACTGGCTTTTCTCTGGTTCGCCTTCGCGCACTATGTGATACGTCCTTGGTGGTGGTTGCTGGTTGGTCTGGCTTCGCTCATCCTCATTCCCGGCGCCATCTCCAAAGAGCTGGGCGGCGACGAGGGAGCGTATCCGATACTGATGGGCAGGTTATTGCCCGCAGGTGCGCTGGGCATTATGGTCGCCTCACTGCTGGCAGCGTTTATGAGCACAATGGACACGCAAATGAACTGGGCAGCGAGCTATCTGACCAACGACTTCTATCGTGCCTACATCCGCAAAGACGCTTCCGATAGACACTATGTGCTGGTGGGCAGAATCGCCACCGCTTTTATCCTTGCGCTGGGGGTCGGAGTGTCGCTGATTACAGAAGATATCAGTAAGGCGTGGATGTTGCTGGCGGGGCTGAACGCAGGCGTCGGCACGGTGTCGGTGCTGCGCTGGCTGTGGTGGCGGGTGAGTGCGTGGAGCGAGCTGGGCGCGATGATTACCGCCCTGCTGGTCAATACCGTGATTTACATACTGGGATGGCAGAAGGTAACGGTACATCTGCTATTTCTGGGCAGCATCGATTTCGCCCATCTTATCGAAACCGCAGGCTTTCCGTATCGGCTGATGATTATCGTAGGCGTCACTCAGGTAGCGTGGGTAGTCAGCACGTTGCTCACGCAGCCTGTCTCGCGCGAGAAGCTGGTGGAGTTCTATCGTCGTGTGCGCCCGCCTGGCTGGTGGGGCACTATTCCACAAGAAGCCGGGCTACCGCCATCACGCCTGGGCTGGCGGTGGGTGTATGGCTGGTTCGGCGGGGTGTTTCTCATCTACGGTGGCTTGTTCGCGCTGGGCGGGCTGCTGCTATGGCAGAAACCCTGGCTGATTGGCGGCAGTGTTGCCTGCCTGCTGGGCATCGTGGGCGTACGGCTGGGGCTGCGGGCGGTGGCGAGGCAGGAAGTAGAGATGGCAGAAGCTGGGTATTCGTAGTCGCACGTCCTACCTCACCGCCCTGCGCATCTGCTCGAACGCTTCGGGTGGGGCGTCGCCTATCAACACCAGATTCACATCGCCGTCGCGCCATGCCTCTACCCGCGCCGAGAGCGGAGCCAGCGACTTCAGTAGTGGTGCATCGGCGCGTAGCGGCAGACGTGTCTGAAACAACACAAGAGAGGTCGCTTCATCGGTGTAGTGCAGGCTAACAAGGGGATATTGCCTCACAATACGCACCCTGACCTCTGCCAGCCTGAACCCTTTGGGCAATACCTGGGGGCGACGGATAGCGAAAGGCACCAGCGGTTGCGCCTCCTCGATGCTGGCAAACACTCGGGAGGGCGGAAGCACATCCTGCCTCCTGACCTGCGCCGGGAAACGCGGTGTGAATCGTTCTGGGGGTATTACCGCGGGCAAAGTTAGTCGGACGTATTCCGTGCGCATTCGCACCTCCCCGCGCGGCGCCAGCTCCTCCATGCGTAAGATGACCCCGTACTCGCGGTCAATCCACCAGCGACGCAACGGTCGCCCCTGTCGAGTTTTCGCCTCTAAAAGCACCGCCTTGCGCCCAGCAATCGGCTCGGCGCCTTTTACCTCCAAAAAAATCTCTCCTCCCCGCAGGCGCTTCAGCATATCGCGGCGGCGGCGCAACAGGAGTGGCTGGTCGGAAGGCAGCACCTGCACCTTCTTGAGCCGGGGCACGTAGTGGAAGCGACGCACGCCATCGTCGATGAGCACCTCCCCTCGTCGTATGGGCGGCTGCAGGTACTCCACCCGATAGCGTGTTCCCACTCGCATCACATGCTCCTCCACCGGAGGCAGAGGCACCGGCAGGAAGAACTGCGTCACCCGCACGCCTTCCAGTGCAACGGTGCGCTCGGCGCGTTCCACGCGCTCTATCCACTCCAGTGGCGTCTGCCCCAACGTGGGCAACCAGCAGCCCAGCAGTATCGTGCAAGCTATGGCAAGTAGGACACGCCTCATTGCGACATCGGCTCCAACCGCAGCGTTTTCATCTGTGCTTCGCGAGCAAGCATCTGCAAGGAGGGATCGCTGAAGCCGTCGTTGGAAGTTGCACCCACGTACTCCTGCACGATAGCTTGAGCGACCGTCGGTTCCTCAGCAGGCAGCACGGTAACCGCTTCAGGGCGCAAGAGATTCCACCAGAGAGTGATGAGCACTGCGATGGCAGCAGTTGCCGCGAACGATGTCTGCACGAGCAACCGTGTTAACGAGCGACGGCGCACAGAGGCGCGCGCGTGGTCACGGATGCGGCGTGCGAGATGAGCCGGTGCGTGTTCACGCTCCAGCTGCGCCACCGCACGCTTCAGCCAGAGCTGCTCTTGCACCGCTTTCGCACAAGCCTCACAGCTGGCGAGATGGCTCTCCAGCTTCTGTGTCATATCAGGCTGGCAGACACCGTCCACGTACTCCACTATCGTTTGTTCCCATTCCCTGCAGGTTCTCATCGGTCAGTCTCCGTAGATATAGCTTGCCAGCGCGTCCCGAAGCCGGGCGCGGGCGTGGAACAGGCGCGATTTCACCGTGCCCAGCGGAATACCTAGCGCATGAGCGATTTCCTCGTACGACAACGACTCGATGTCATGTAGCACCAGCACCTCACGCATAGCTATCGGCAGGCGGTCGATCGCCTGTTTCAACAAATCGCCCAACTCCTTACGCAGCAGCAGCCGTTCGGGGTCGCTCTGGTGGTCTGGTATCTCAATCACGCACTCTTCGCCCGAACATTCCTCGCCGTCGGTATGACGCCAGAGGGGAAGCCAGCCCTTTTCGCGCTGGCGCCGACGGTGTACATCACGACACAGGTTCGTGGCGATGCGGAACAGCCATGTCTGCAGACTGCTCTCTTCCCGAAAGGTGCGCAATGAATTCAACGCCTTCAGGAACACCTCTTGCGTGATGTCTTCGGCGTCGGTTTCGTTGTCCACCAGCCGCTTGACGTAGCCGTAGATTTTGTGCTGATAGCGCTCCACGATCTCGTCGAAAGCGGTCAGGTCGTTTCCTTTACACCGCGCCACCAGCGCGGCATCGGCGTCGCTCAGGCGCATTGCTCGCTCCAATGGAGAAGCCCCCTCCGCTGCTCTCTGTGTACATTATGGACGATTCGCAAGAGGAAAAGTTCAAAGGTGCGGGCGTTCAGCAGCCGAGCAGGAGATTCACTCTGCGGGTAACTATCTGGTAGGGAAACACTGCGCCGAAGTCGAAACTGGCTTTAAACATCGAGCGACAGTGAGGGCATCCCATGCAATTGCGAGCGTTTCTCTGCCTGTTGATTCTGGGGAGCGCGGCGACGATGGCTCTGCGAGGAGCACAACCGCCTGCTACATCGCCCGGCATCCTGCACGACCCGCGTGAAACGCATCTGGCGAACGTACGGCAGTTAACAGACGGTGGTGAGAACGCCGAGGCGTACTTCTCGTTTGACGGCAAGAAGATAATCTTCCAGTCCACGCGCCCTCCCTATAAAGCCGACCAGATGTTCACCATGAACGCCGACGGCTCGGACGTGCGGCTGGTTTCGTCGGGGAAAGGGCGTTGCACCTGCGGTTTCTTCTCGCCCGATGGCAAAAAGATACTGTACAGCAGTACCGACTGGTGGTCGGACGAACCGCCGCCGCTACCCGACCGCTCGAAGGGGTATGTGTGGGGATTGTACCCCTATCGCCTGTATGTTGCCAACGCCGACGGTTCCAACCGCAAAGCGCTTACGGACGGCGAGAGCTACAACGCGGAAGCCTCTTTCTCGCCGGACGGCAAGAAGGTGTTGTTTACCTCCGACCGGGATGGAGATTTAGACCTCTATGAGATGGACCTGCGTACCGGTAAGGTCAAACGGCTGACAAACGAGCTGGGATACGATGGCGGTGCCTTCTACTCGTGGGATGGGAAGTACATCGTGTACCGTGCCTATCACCCGAAAACGCCCGAAGAGATAGCCGATTACAAAGCGTTGCTCAAAGAGCGGGCGATTCGTCCGATGAATCTGGAGGTGTGGGTAATGCATTCCGACGGCACGGGCAAGCGACAAGTGACCCACCTGGGTGGAGCCAATTTTGCGCCCTTCATGCACCCTGACAACAAGCGCATCATCTTCTCATCCAACCATCGCGACCCGCGCGGGCGGGAGTTTGACCTGTACATTATCAACGTGGATGGCACAGGGCTGGAGCGAATCACCTACACACCCGAGTTCGACGGCTTTCCGATGTTCTCGCGCGACGGTAAAAGGCTTATCTTCGCCTCCAATCGTAACAGCAAAACGCGAGGAGAAACCAATATCTTCGTAGCGGAGTGGAAGGATTGACCCAGAGCGGTGTGATACGTGGCACCTATGTCTATCACTGTGCGCACGCATAGCGCAGAACAAACGCGCCGACTCGGAGCGACCCTCGCGCAGGTGTTGCAGCCGGGTGATATTATCTGGCTGCGGGGAGACCTGGGTGCGGGTAAGACCACGCTGGCACAGGGCATCGCGCGCGGGTTGGGCGTAAACGAACCGGTGCTCAGCCCTACCTTTACCCTTATCCGTGAGCATCGGGGGCGGTTGCCCTTCTTCCACGCTGACGCCTATCGTCTGGAAGGGGCGGAGCAAGCAGCAGACCTCGGTCTGCAGGAGTATTTTGAGCGAGGTGGGGTGTTCGCTATCGAGTGGGCGGAACATATTGCCGATGCTCTGCCCGAAGAACGGCTGGAAGTGCTGCTGGAAGGGGGTGCGGACGAACACCGGCTCATCACGTTGACGGCGTACGGCGAACGCTACAAACAGCGCTGGAAACAGCTGGAGGAGACTCTTGCGTCTGCTGGCTTTAGAGACAACAGGTGACATCTGCAGTATCGCGGCGGTGCAGCACGGCAAACCGTCAGCAGTGCTTACCTTTGCGCATGGGATGCAGCTTTCCACCCGTCTGATACCGTTTATTGACCATGTGCTGCATACCGCCGGATGGCGGATCGGAGAGGTAGACGCCTTCGCGGTGGGGTTAGGACCGGGCTCCTTCACCGGCGCACGGGTGGGGGTGATGACCGCCAAGACCTTCGCGCAGGTACACGCCAAGCCAATAGTGGGCGTGTGCAGTTTGGACGTTCTCGCGGCGGAGTATACTTTCATCCCTCATCAGGTGGTGTGTGCGGTTGTCCCCGCTCGCAAAGGTGAGGTGTATGCCTGTGTGTATGAAGGCGGTTTCGATGTGCCACAGCCTCTTTCCGAGCGTGCCGTATACACTCCTCAAAGTCTACACGATATCTTGTTGCCCTTTATCGGTGGGGACATCGTGCTGGTAGGTAGCGTGCCTGTGGAACTACAGCAGGCTCTGGCGGACTACCCCGTTTGTCTCGCGCCGGTACAGTATCCCCGCGCGGAGACGCTGGGCAGACTGGCTACCGTGCTTCTGGAACAGGGGCAGCGCGATAACCCGCTGACCCTTGTGCCGATGTACCTGAAGCCGCCTGCCATTACGATGCCCAAGACGACATAGTTGATTTTTTTGCTCCACTCCCATAGAATCGCTGTACAAACACGAAAGGAGGGGCTCAAATATGCGATGCATGTTCTTGTTCCTCTTCGGTGTTCTGCTTGTGATGGCTTTTCTGCCTGTGGGTGCCCAATCGCCCGATTGGGTGTGGATAAGACGTTACGTTTACGATTTGCGTTTCGAAAGTGGCGAGCTGGTTGCAACAGATCGTGCAGGTAACGTCTACGTGGCTGGCTACACACGCAGCGGTACAGACTGGGGATCGTCCGTACTGCTTCTGAAGTACTCGGCAGAG encodes:
- a CDS encoding sodium:proline symporter, coding for MEPAVHVSTIDYIIIVAYLIFALVIGALLGRRASRSLAEYFAAGRTLPWWLAGTSMVATTFAADTPLAVSGLVRTQGVAGNWFWWNGVLANMLGTFVFAPLWRRSSVLTDLEFIQLRYDGKAAHFLRGFRVLYSSLIYNSIVMGWVILGASKIVRATFGWDPWETLGVLIVITFVYTLSAGLWGVVMTDLLQFILAVTGAVWLGIAALNAVGGSSSLVSQLAERGLLERLAIVPTPEMQALWVAFLTYMLLQWWSVGRPDGEGYIAQRILSTRDERHATLAFLWFAFAHYVIRPWWWLLVGLASLILIPGAISKELGGDEGAYPILMGRLLPAGALGIMVASLLAAFMSTMDTQMNWAASYLTNDFYRAYIRKDASDRHYVLVGRIATAFILALGVGVSLITEDISKAWMLLAGLNAGVGTVSVLRWLWWRVSAWSELGAMITALLVNTVIYILGWQKVTVHLLFLGSIDFAHLIETAGFPYRLMIIVGVTQVAWVVSTLLTQPVSREKLVEFYRRVRPPGWWGTIPQEAGLPPSRLGWRWVYGWFGGVFLIYGGLFALGGLLLWQKPWLIGGSVACLLGIVGVRLGLRAVARQEVEMAEAGYS
- a CDS encoding RNA polymerase subunit sigma-24, giving the protein MRLSDADAALVARCKGNDLTAFDEIVERYQHKIYGYVKRLVDNETDAEDITQEVFLKALNSLRTFREESSLQTWLFRIATNLCRDVHRRRQREKGWLPLWRHTDGEECSGEECVIEIPDHQSDPERLLLRKELGDLLKQAIDRLPIAMREVLVLHDIESLSYEEIAHALGIPLGTVKSRLFHARARLRDALASYIYGD
- a CDS encoding tRNA (adenosine(37)-N6)-threonylcarbamoyltransferase complex ATPase subunit type 1 TsaE, producing MSITVRTHSAEQTRRLGATLAQVLQPGDIIWLRGDLGAGKTTLAQGIARGLGVNEPVLSPTFTLIREHRGRLPFFHADAYRLEGAEQAADLGLQEYFERGGVFAIEWAEHIADALPEERLEVLLEGGADEHRLITLTAYGERYKQRWKQLEETLASAGFRDNR
- a CDS encoding tRNA (adenosine(37)-N6)-threonylcarbamoyltransferase complex dimerization subunit type 1 TsaB → MRLLALETTGDICSIAAVQHGKPSAVLTFAHGMQLSTRLIPFIDHVLHTAGWRIGEVDAFAVGLGPGSFTGARVGVMTAKTFAQVHAKPIVGVCSLDVLAAEYTFIPHQVVCAVVPARKGEVYACVYEGGFDVPQPLSERAVYTPQSLHDILLPFIGGDIVLVGSVPVELQQALADYPVCLAPVQYPRAETLGRLATVLLEQGQRDNPLTLVPMYLKPPAITMPKTT